The Chloroflexota bacterium genomic sequence CATCCTGTCTCTAAAGCCAGCATCGTATTTAGGCCCAAACGTTCATAAGGGGAACGATTCCGTACCAGTTGAACAACAATGTTCCTGTCCGGCTCAGCCTTGCCCCAGAAAGTGAGGACATAGTCAGCACCCTGCTTTATCATGATGTGCTTCTGCCTGAGCTGCAACAGGGGCAAATCCGAGCTCTTTTCCACCTTCACCTCGATCGAATGTTTTCCTGCCACGGCCTCGTCACTTCTCTGAAGGGTTGCTTTGCCATCAGGAGGCATCCATATGACCCATTCCGCCGGTCTTCCCACCACAATAAAACCTTGGGTGAGGATTATAGCCGCGATGAGGATGCTACCCCCAAGCAAGATTGAAACTCTCACTGACACAGTGAGTCTCTTCAGATGGCGACCAGTGGGTACTAGAACATACAAAACGATTGCGGAGAGGATTAAGGAGACAAGAACGAAGCTTGTCCTCTTGGTAAGGGCAGCCAGGGTCGCTAAGAGAGCGACCAGACCCAATTTGGTCAAGGTGAAACCATCCCTAAAAATCCTCAACACCACCAACAACACTAGCGACACCAACAGCTCGATGAGGACATCATTATTGATGGCCGCATCCATAAACCCCCGTGTGGGCAAAAGAGCGACGAAGGCCGGAATACCGATACATAGCAGAGGATCCGAGGCGAAGAGCATCTGAGCAATGAAAAAGGCGACCACCACCACCAGGGTGCCCAGGACAACCGAGAATAAACGCACAACGTACGCTTGGGAGGAGACATCATGGAGGGGTAAGCCCTTAAGCAAGAGGGCATTCAATAGATAATACAATGGCGGATGCTCCAGCTCGCTGGGCCCTGGGATGTCCGGAACCACACCCGAATGAAGACCCGTTTCGAGGAGCGGTCTTTCCAGCTCTTCAAAACGGTTTTCGCGCAAGGAGGTGAGGATGTCCTGGCTTACAGCGGGAGACAAATCCCCTTTATGGACAAGGCGACCCTTGTCCAAAAGCAGCGCTATGTACTCAAAGTGCCGCGGCTCATCCGGGGCTTGCCAGAGAGGTACTACCGAGGCGTAGATCATCCCCCTGAATAGGCTCAAAGCTACAAGCAGGGCTAATACAGCCATATTACTATTGATCCGCTTTATCGCTAGAAGATGCATCTCAGCCGTGCTCTCTAGCGATCAATCTCTAGGTAGACTGGGCTCCGACCAATTGTAACCCGTATGTTGCCATCCTCCTGAGCGTAAAGCTGCGTTACGTCACCCAATTTGCTGATCTCCTTTAACTGTTTGGCCGGAACCACCATAGTCGCTTCTTGCGGCTCACCAGGCTTGTTCTTCATCCAGACGACACGGATTTCCCTTTTCCCATTCAGGGTCGTAAACAGATACCCTTCGATGGAGGTGGATCCAGTCTCACTCTCCGTAAGAGGGCGTTCGTAGGTGGCACTGCCCAATTCGTTGGTCAAGGTTTTGTAGGCGATGTAAGCCGGCTTTGGCGTAAGATCAGCCTTTACCAGCCCACTGTAGTAAAAAGAGGGATCAACCAAAGAATACCAGATGATGGCTTGCAATCCTAAGGCCATGCCCTGCACGTAACCCCGCACCACGAAGTTAGCCTGCTCAGCAAACCTGTCCTGATCATCCCAGGTTCGCCTGCCAATTTCAGTAGCCATCATCGGCTTGTGAAGCCCGCGGCTCTCCATTCTACGCTGCAGGTCCTCTGCCTTACCAGCCAGGCCCTTATAGCCCCAACGGCCATCATCGTTGTGCTCATCATAATAATGGAAACAAAGGATATCGAAATACTGTCCGCCGCCAGCATCGAGCACTTTATCCAAAAAAGACCAAGATGAGTTATCGTGCAGCAAACCACCTATCAGGACCTTGGCCTCCGGGTCAACAGACTTGATCGTCCCATAAGCTAGGCGAAGCATCTCCGTGTATTTGTCAGGTATCAAACCCCAGCCCCCGATAACACCTCCTGGAAATGCCTCGGAAATATCCGGCTCATTATAGAGCTGCCAGTACTTGACCCTGTAAGGAGCATCCTTATAACGCTGCACCAGAGCGCTCAAGAAGTCCTTAAATCCATCATAGTCATCGATCGGTCCAGCCAGGGTTGGCCCAGCCCAATGAGGTGTATTCCTGATCACAACTACGGGGGTGAAACCATAGGCCGTTACCCTGCCCAGCACATCATCGGTTTCGGCCCAATCGTAGTGACCGCGCTCTGGTTCCACATCCGCCCAAAGCAGATGTATCCTTGTCCATTTCGCCTGAGCCTCGCTGGCCAGCTGCACAGCAGCGGCATTGGTGAAGTCTTCAATCTCTATGCCAAACGGTGCTGCGGAGGTCGTCCCATAAAGGTTGTATATTAGAGGAATATAGGTATAGTATGTTAAGGAGGGCGTAGGGGTGCCTGCCATACCCAGCAGAGTCAGCTGCTTATCTTGAACGACCGAATATGCTGTCCCTGCCAACCAATTACCGGCCAGCAGCGCTACACACAAGGCCATAATTATCGCTTTCAGTGAAGGCCGGCCGAACACTCCTTCGTTGCCTCCCTGGTTGACCGTCACTTAGAAGGCCCCTTTGCCCTTAAGGACGACCCAGGCTGTTTTCCAAAGGATCAGTAGATCCAAGAAGAGGGAATAGTTTTGGATGTAATAAAGGTCATATTCGGTGTTCAGATGCATGGGCTTATCGCTTCGCCCATTCACCTGCCACCACCCCGTGATTCCAGGCAATACAGATAACCTTTTACGTTGCCAGGCCTCGTACTGGGCCACAATAAAGGGTTGTTCTGGTCGTGGACCAACCAGACTCATCTCTCCCTTTAGAACGTTAAACAGCTGGGGCAATTCATCCAGACTGGTACGACGCAGGAATCGCCCGAGGCGCGTCACCCGCGGATCATCCCTCACCTTGAATACCGGCTGTTCGTCGTCGGTCGCCTGCACTATTTCGTGCAACTTCTGCTCAGCGCCGCGAATCATCGTCCTAAATTTATACATGTGGAAGAGGCGTCCGTTCAGTCCGACACGCTCCTGAGTGAAGATGACCGGCCACCCGCTATCCAGAAGAATGGCGATGGAAGCTAACAGCATGAGTGGTGAGAGAAACAGCAGCCCTATTCCAGCCACCACAACATCGAAGAGCCGCTTAAAGACCATATTAAAGCCATCAATGCCAGGTATTTGCACGCCGATAAGGGGGATACCAAAGAAATCATCTAACGTAGCCCTTTTCGTCACTAACGCAAAAAGATCCGGCACCACGCGCACGGTCACTGGATACGATTCCAGCTCGAACGCGAGCTGAACGATCTTCTGATGGGCTGCCGCCGGCAAGGCAAAGATCACCTCATCGATCGCCAGCTCATTGATGACCTTGGTGATGTCATCCAGGCCACCGTAAACTGGGGAACCCCCTACTGCTTTTCCCTTCTCTGCCTCATCATCAACGAAACCGGTCACCTCCAGTCCCAGAGAGCGGCACTCGTTGAGCCGATGCAGCACCTCTTGCCCCTGATGGCCGGCGCCAGCGATCAGTACCCGGCGCCTGTTGTTCGGATACCTATTGAGCAGATAGAGGATCAATCGCACTACCAGACGATAGCTGAGCAACAAGAACATATCGAAAATGAAGAAATAGACGAACAACAGGCGTGGTACATCACGGAAGGACAGATAGAGATAACCAGCGAAGACTAGCACGGCCGTCCCCACAGCAGCGATAACTGTCTGGAGCTCGTTGATCGGATCGGCCACGCGCCGAAAGTCGTAGGCAGAGAAGGCCATAAAGATGAAAATCCAGATCAGTCCCACTACTATATAAATGTAAGGATTAAGCAAGATTACAGTGGGATGAATCTCCAGTCCCAGATCGATCTTTCTTCGGGCATACTCCGCTACAAAGAGCGATAATTCAGTTAAGAGCAGATCGGCCAAGAAGACAAACGTCACGAAACGGATACCATATTTGCTTAACACCTGGTCTCCTCTCGCATGTTTCCTTCTTTAGAAACGGTTATGGCCTCGAATACAGCTAGCGCCTCACCAGATGTTGGGCTGTATACCAGTTAATCGTTCTGCGTAGCCCCTCACGGAGGGAGTAATGCGGTTGGTAACCGAGTAGCTCCTTGGCCCGGGCGATACTTGCCGCTCGACGGGGTTGCCCATTCGGCCTGGAGGTATCGTAAATCACCCTCCCCTTGAAGCCGCTGTACTCGACGACTAGCTCCACCAGCTCTCTGATCGTCGTTTCCTCTTCCGTCCCGATGTTGACCGGGCGAGGGTCATTCAACTTCTCCGCGGCCAGGGCGACACCTTCGGCGATATCCTCCACGTAGACAAAGCTGCGTGAGGGTGAGCCATCCCCCCAGACGACCAGTTCTTCCTCCTCGAAGCACTTACGGATCAAAGCGGGAATGACGTGTGAGCTTCTAGGATCGAAGTTGTCGCCTGGACCATAGGCGTTGAAGGGAATCACCACCACAGCATTCATCCCATACTGGCGGTGGTAAGCCTCGGACTGAACGATGAGCATCCGCTTAGCCTGACCATAAGGGGCGTTGGTCTCCTCCGGATAGCCGTTCCAGACATCCTCCTCTCGGAAGGGGACAGGGGTATATTTAGGGTAGGAGCAGGCGGTGCCCACCGAGACGAATTTCTCCACCCCAGCCTGACGGGCTGCCTCCAGGAGCTGAACCCCCATCAGTAGGTTATCATAGAACAGGGTAGCTGGATTCTCCTGATTGAATCCTATCCCCCCGACGACGGCCGCCAGGTGGATAACGATGTTCTGTCCCTCCACAGCTGCCCGGCAATTCCCCATCAGCCTCAGGTCACAGGTCTGACGCCGGGGGATAGTTATGTTCTCTTCAGGAACGCCTCTATTCAGGAGAACCTTGACGACATGAGAGCCAATGAAGCCAGCCCCTCCGGTCACCAGTACCCTCTTACCCACCCAAAAGGACATCTTTAAGAAACCCCCTATTTGAAATGGATAACCTGCCCAGGGATGATGGCCTACGAGGATGGTAGGCAGGCTATGTTGGATACACGATGACTTTAGCACAAAAAATGACATTATGCAACTGCTGCCACCGCACAGGGCCAAAGTTTGACAGTTTTATAAATAATATGATATATTTAATTGGCCGTGTCTTTGGAAATAGGATCTTCTTTGCCTATAGAGCAAGTCAAGAGGTGCTATCATGACCATTTCATATATACCTGTGCTCGGAATACAGCTGACTCGTCCGAGTGACAGACGCCGGTCCTTTGCGCGGATCAGCGAGGTCCTACCTATACCAAACCTCATCCGTGTCCAAACCGACTCATACAACTGGTTTATACAAGAAGGTCTTAAGGAACTATTTGCCGCCATTTCTCCCATTGAGGATTTCACCCGTAAGAGCTTGATACTTGAGTTTAGAGATTATACTTTGGGGATACCAAAGTACACAGAGAGAGAGTGCCGAGAACGAGGTATCACTTATGCCGCCCCACTTCGCGTTAAGGCCGTCCTAACCTTGAAGGAAACTGGGGAAATAAAAGAGCAGGAAATCTTTATGGGCGATTTCCCGTTGATGACTCAAAATGGCACTTTTATTATTAATGGTGCCGAGCGTGTTGTCGTTAGTCAGCTAGTCCGTTCTCCAGGCGTCTATTTCACTCTCGAGGAGGACCCCACCACCGGACGCTCCCTCTGTTATGCCAAGCTCATCCCAAACCGAGGGGCATGGCTAGAATTTGAAACAAGCAATAAGGATGTTCTCTCAGTTAAGGTAGATCGCAAGCGCAAGATCCCGGTGACCACCATACTGCGCGCCATCGGCTATGGAACGGACGAACAGCTAATTGAGTTGTTCAAAGATGTCGATACCAGTGGGCAT encodes the following:
- a CDS encoding glycoside hydrolase family 44 protein, giving the protein MTVNQGGNEGVFGRPSLKAIIMALCVALLAGNWLAGTAYSVVQDKQLTLLGMAGTPTPSLTYYTYIPLIYNLYGTTSAAPFGIEIEDFTNAAAVQLASEAQAKWTRIHLLWADVEPERGHYDWAETDDVLGRVTAYGFTPVVVIRNTPHWAGPTLAGPIDDYDGFKDFLSALVQRYKDAPYRVKYWQLYNEPDISEAFPGGVIGGWGLIPDKYTEMLRLAYGTIKSVDPEAKVLIGGLLHDNSSWSFLDKVLDAGGGQYFDILCFHYYDEHNDDGRWGYKGLAGKAEDLQRRMESRGLHKPMMATEIGRRTWDDQDRFAEQANFVVRGYVQGMALGLQAIIWYSLVDPSFYYSGLVKADLTPKPAYIAYKTLTNELGSATYERPLTESETGSTSIEGYLFTTLNGKREIRVVWMKNKPGEPQEATMVVPAKQLKEISKLGDVTQLYAQEDGNIRVTIGRSPVYLEIDR
- a CDS encoding sugar transferase; translation: MLSKYGIRFVTFVFLADLLLTELSLFVAEYARRKIDLGLEIHPTVILLNPYIYIVVGLIWIFIFMAFSAYDFRRVADPINELQTVIAAVGTAVLVFAGYLYLSFRDVPRLLFVYFFIFDMFLLLSYRLVVRLILYLLNRYPNNRRRVLIAGAGHQGQEVLHRLNECRSLGLEVTGFVDDEAEKGKAVGGSPVYGGLDDITKVINELAIDEVIFALPAAAHQKIVQLAFELESYPVTVRVVPDLFALVTKRATLDDFFGIPLIGVQIPGIDGFNMVFKRLFDVVVAGIGLLFLSPLMLLASIAILLDSGWPVIFTQERVGLNGRLFHMYKFRTMIRGAEQKLHEIVQATDDEQPVFKVRDDPRVTRLGRFLRRTSLDELPQLFNVLKGEMSLVGPRPEQPFIVAQYEAWQRKRLSVLPGITGWWQVNGRSDKPMHLNTEYDLYYIQNYSLFLDLLILWKTAWVVLKGKGAF
- a CDS encoding DUF2142 domain-containing protein, producing the protein MHLLAIKRINSNMAVLALLVALSLFRGMIYASVVPLWQAPDEPRHFEYIALLLDKGRLVHKGDLSPAVSQDILTSLRENRFEELERPLLETGLHSGVVPDIPGPSELEHPPLYYLLNALLLKGLPLHDVSSQAYVVRLFSVVLGTLVVVVAFFIAQMLFASDPLLCIGIPAFVALLPTRGFMDAAINNDVLIELLVSLVLLVVLRIFRDGFTLTKLGLVALLATLAALTKRTSFVLVSLILSAIVLYVLVPTGRHLKRLTVSVRVSILLGGSILIAAIILTQGFIVVGRPAEWVIWMPPDGKATLQRSDEAVAGKHSIEVKVEKSSDLPLLQLRQKHIMIKQGADYVLTFWGKAEPDRNIVVQLVRNRSPYERLGLNTMLALETGWQKYTLRFKGVATDSESLFTFLLGGVVGGVWIDDVVLRDVSALGQGGAVTADGSSVIRNGSGEQPIREMQPWLQNLVDLLEYNPAAFTWDDHAQYGPQYGAALGVLFETFWASFGWRSVWLDQVWYQGLALLSLIALLGLVLLYGRILSRRSSWPAWLQCSLMLLGICFLSAIVMAVFRAPPASLLSYLPHGRYLFVAVIPIATLFLLGWRELLPCHWHRGLLVTLICVFFLLDSISLVYYILPAFYGRG
- a CDS encoding GDP-L-fucose synthase, producing MSFWVGKRVLVTGGAGFIGSHVVKVLLNRGVPEENITIPRRQTCDLRLMGNCRAAVEGQNIVIHLAAVVGGIGFNQENPATLFYDNLLMGVQLLEAARQAGVEKFVSVGTACSYPKYTPVPFREEDVWNGYPEETNAPYGQAKRMLIVQSEAYHRQYGMNAVVVIPFNAYGPGDNFDPRSSHVIPALIRKCFEEEELVVWGDGSPSRSFVYVEDIAEGVALAAEKLNDPRPVNIGTEEETTIRELVELVVEYSGFKGRVIYDTSRPNGQPRRAASIARAKELLGYQPHYSLREGLRRTINWYTAQHLVRR